Proteins from a single region of Pseudarthrobacter sp. NIBRBAC000502772:
- a CDS encoding MFS transporter, whose amino-acid sequence MSSATSAPAAQRFPLAAMMVLATIAFTAITTELLPSGLLPQISTGLNVSEPVAGYLAAAYAAVIVVTVVPAARLLGKVPKRPLLVALVLTFALSNAMVGLAPDFTSAMIARLVGGLAHGLLWTTMAPYVARVVPAAKVGKALAIVFSGNSLGLAVGAPIGTALGGFLGWRASFLALAGFSLLLAVVGFFLLPSVRQVAGEARPSLRAAIAQPGVKPVAIAWPLLVLAHFALFTYIAPYIRDAGLPDYAITLSLTVLGVTGLLGIWIAGLTVDSHPRRSLLITTAAIAVSMLLLPFVGGSLAFALVLMSVWGAGLGAIGIYNQSAILRAGRENKDAANGLTVLTIQLGITIGALYGSAALVVAGPLLVPAAAALPVIAALVIAWAGKTAAYPPGPRESVWKNPRPIEERAGRR is encoded by the coding sequence ATGTCCTCCGCGACTTCCGCGCCGGCCGCCCAGCGTTTCCCGCTGGCCGCCATGATGGTCCTGGCCACCATCGCCTTCACCGCCATCACCACCGAACTGCTCCCCTCCGGCCTGCTCCCCCAGATCAGCACCGGCCTGAACGTCTCCGAACCGGTGGCCGGCTACCTCGCCGCCGCCTACGCCGCCGTCATCGTGGTCACCGTGGTGCCCGCCGCACGGCTGCTCGGCAAGGTCCCGAAGCGCCCCCTGCTCGTGGCGCTCGTGCTGACGTTCGCGCTCAGCAATGCCATGGTGGGCCTCGCGCCCGACTTCACCTCCGCCATGATCGCGCGGCTGGTGGGCGGCCTGGCCCACGGACTGCTCTGGACCACCATGGCCCCCTATGTCGCGCGTGTGGTCCCGGCTGCCAAGGTGGGCAAGGCCCTGGCCATCGTCTTCAGCGGCAACAGCCTGGGCCTGGCCGTCGGCGCCCCAATCGGCACCGCACTTGGCGGCTTCCTCGGCTGGCGCGCGTCGTTTCTGGCCCTCGCCGGCTTCAGCCTGCTCCTCGCCGTCGTCGGATTCTTCCTGCTGCCGTCCGTCCGGCAGGTCGCCGGCGAGGCCCGCCCCTCCCTGCGCGCTGCCATCGCCCAGCCCGGCGTGAAGCCCGTGGCCATCGCCTGGCCGCTGCTGGTCCTGGCCCACTTCGCGCTCTTCACCTACATCGCCCCGTACATCCGCGACGCCGGCCTGCCCGACTACGCCATCACCCTCTCCCTCACCGTCCTGGGCGTCACCGGCCTGCTGGGCATCTGGATCGCCGGGCTCACCGTCGACTCGCACCCGCGCCGTTCGCTCCTGATCACGACGGCGGCGATCGCCGTCTCGATGCTGCTGTTGCCGTTTGTGGGCGGCAGCCTCGCCTTCGCCCTGGTGCTGATGTCGGTGTGGGGCGCCGGTCTGGGTGCCATCGGCATCTACAACCAGTCGGCCATCCTCCGTGCCGGCCGCGAGAACAAGGACGCCGCCAACGGGCTCACGGTCCTGACCATCCAGCTGGGCATCACCATCGGCGCCCTCTACGGCTCCGCCGCCCTGGTGGTGGCCGGACCGCTGCTGGTCCCGGCCGCCGCGGCCCTCCCTGTCATCGCCGCACTGGTGATCGCCTGGGCCGGAAAGACGGCGGCGTACCCGCCCGGCCCGCGCGAGTCGGTGTGGAAGAACCCGCGGCCCATCGAGGAGCGGGCGGGCAGGCGCTAA